A window of Paenibacillus sp. 19GGS1-52 contains these coding sequences:
- a CDS encoding toll/interleukin-1 receptor domain-containing protein, translated as MQIPKIFISHISEEKALAEILKEEIGKAFLGLPEIFVSSDGESISIGSKWLDEIDQALKDSQIILLLCSESSVTRPWINFEAGAGWVKGIPIIPICHTNLRPVELPIPLNMLQGIQVTNKAGLTKVFEMVGKYLGVKDTPEIQFDRIIEKVRVFEKEYGFIEVVRREVKGIIKLEEELEQVFVPIPSSRRISGFLGDIVVDKLTPHLDVLKKIGVLDYSIGNNKLTMGVAGGNELEIKIEVFQPYYDIANRILG; from the coding sequence ATGCAAATTCCTAAAATTTTCATTAGCCACATTAGTGAAGAAAAAGCTCTTGCTGAGATCTTGAAGGAAGAAATTGGGAAGGCTTTTCTTGGTTTGCCAGAGATTTTTGTGTCTTCTGATGGAGAAAGTATTTCGATCGGGTCAAAGTGGCTTGATGAGATAGATCAGGCTTTAAAGGATTCACAAATTATTCTGTTGTTATGTAGCGAGAGTTCGGTAACGCGACCTTGGATAAATTTCGAAGCGGGAGCTGGATGGGTAAAGGGGATACCGATTATACCAATTTGTCATACAAACCTCAGACCAGTTGAATTGCCAATCCCGTTGAATATGCTTCAAGGAATCCAGGTTACTAATAAAGCAGGACTGACCAAAGTCTTTGAAATGGTTGGGAAATATTTAGGAGTTAAAGATACGCCTGAAATTCAGTTTGATCGAATAATTGAAAAAGTAAGAGTGTTTGAAAAAGAATATGGTTTCATTGAGGTTGTGAGACGAGAAGTGAAGGGAATTATAAAACTAGAAGAGGAACTAGAACAAGTTTTCGTACCTATCCCTTCATCACGTAGGATTTCGGGATTCTTAGGGGATATAGTTGTCGACAAGTTAACACCTCATTTAGATGTTCTTAAAAAAATAGGCGTGCTGGATTATAGTATAGGTAACAATAAATTAACTATGGGAGTTGCAGGTGGCAATGAGCTTGAGATTAAAATTGAAGTCTTCCAACCATATTATGATATAGCAAACAGAATATTAGGTTAG